A portion of the Kineococcus endophyticus genome contains these proteins:
- a CDS encoding acyl-CoA thioesterase: MPRQRLLLSLRWGDMDAYRHVNNVELLRLLEEARVRAFGMASPDGSAPMLATGMVVAKHTIEYKAPLDYRMEPVAVDLWVGRVGGASFEVDYEVCEPDPPVTGTPTTYVTASTVCVAYDFASGRPRRLDDDERARLATLAV, translated from the coding sequence GTGCCGCGCCAGCGCCTGCTCCTGTCCCTGCGGTGGGGCGACATGGACGCCTACCGCCACGTGAACAACGTCGAGCTGCTACGGCTGCTCGAGGAGGCCCGCGTCCGGGCCTTCGGCATGGCCTCCCCCGACGGCTCCGCGCCGATGCTGGCCACGGGCATGGTCGTCGCGAAGCACACGATCGAGTACAAGGCGCCGCTGGACTACCGGATGGAACCCGTGGCCGTGGACCTGTGGGTGGGCCGCGTCGGCGGGGCCAGCTTCGAGGTCGACTACGAGGTCTGCGAGCCCGACCCGCCCGTCACGGGGACGCCCACGACGTACGTCACGGCGTCGACGGTGTGCGTCGCCTACGACTTCGCCTCCGGCCGTCCGCGGCGCCTCGACGACGACGAGAGGGCGCGGCTCGCCACCCTGGCCGTGTGA
- a CDS encoding DedA family protein translates to MSDWLAHLADPPLEDLGAVGLYLLVFGIVFAETGTLVGFWLPGSSVLFTAGLLAARDDSPLSLPVLVVGVTLAAILGDTVGYWSGRRLGRPWLLRRAGKAAHHLPKAEAFYEKYGWFAVVACRFIPWLRAFTPIIAGTAAMPYAKFASANVVGALCWGALLVLAGYAADSLPWVRTLAYSIAGVAILASIVTPLVSWIRRRRARARS, encoded by the coding sequence GTGTCCGACTGGCTCGCCCACCTCGCCGACCCCCCGTTGGAGGACCTGGGCGCCGTCGGTCTGTACCTCCTCGTCTTCGGCATCGTCTTCGCCGAGACGGGCACCCTCGTCGGGTTCTGGCTGCCGGGCAGCAGCGTCCTCTTCACGGCGGGGCTGCTGGCCGCCCGCGACGACTCGCCGCTGTCGCTGCCGGTCCTCGTCGTCGGCGTGACGCTGGCCGCCATCCTCGGTGACACGGTCGGCTACTGGTCCGGCCGCCGGCTCGGGCGTCCCTGGCTCCTGCGCCGCGCCGGCAAGGCCGCGCACCACCTGCCGAAGGCCGAGGCGTTCTACGAGAAGTACGGCTGGTTCGCCGTCGTCGCCTGCCGGTTCATCCCCTGGCTGCGCGCCTTCACCCCGATCATCGCCGGGACCGCGGCCATGCCGTACGCGAAGTTCGCGTCGGCCAACGTCGTCGGCGCGCTGTGCTGGGGGGCGCTGCTCGTCCTGGCCGGGTACGCGGCCGACTCCCTGCCCTGGGTGCGGACGCTCGCCTACTCCATCGCCGGCGTCGCGATCCTCGCCTCGATCGTCACCCCGCTCGTCTCCTGGATCCGCCGGCGGCGGGCCCGCGCCCGCTCGTGA
- a CDS encoding IMPACT family protein, with protein MSDPLPVPARAVRTELVVERSRFLTTLEPVASVAAADDVVARVRREFPDARHHCTAWVLGEDGQEQRSSDDGEPAGTAGAPMLTSLRGAGVTDVVAVVTRWFGGTLLGTGGLVRAYGGSVSAAVAEAGTVQRRRVDLVRVSAGLADGGRVEAELRRSFAVEDVEWAGDGWHAVVAVAAGGADALAAHLAAASLTVTVEGLGPAVRPARGVGDR; from the coding sequence GTGAGCGACCCGCTGCCCGTTCCGGCCCGCGCGGTCCGGACGGAGCTCGTCGTCGAGCGCTCCCGCTTCCTCACCACCCTGGAGCCCGTCGCGTCGGTGGCGGCCGCCGACGACGTGGTGGCACGGGTGCGCCGGGAGTTCCCCGACGCCCGGCACCACTGCACGGCCTGGGTGCTCGGCGAGGACGGCCAGGAGCAGCGCTCCTCCGACGACGGTGAACCCGCCGGGACGGCCGGCGCGCCGATGCTCACGTCCCTGCGGGGTGCGGGCGTGACCGACGTCGTCGCCGTCGTGACGCGCTGGTTCGGCGGGACGCTGCTCGGGACCGGCGGGCTGGTCCGCGCCTACGGCGGCTCGGTGAGCGCCGCCGTCGCCGAGGCGGGCACGGTGCAGCGTCGCCGCGTCGACCTGGTCCGGGTGTCGGCAGGCCTGGCCGACGGCGGGCGCGTGGAGGCGGAGCTGCGCCGGTCGTTCGCGGTGGAGGACGTCGAGTGGGCCGGCGACGGCTGGCACGCCGTCGTCGCGGTGGCCGCGGGCGGCGCCGACGCGCTCGCCGCCCACCTCGCCGCGGCCTCACTCACCGTCACCGTCGAGGGCCTCGGGCCCGCTGTCCGCCCCGCCCGCGGGGTGGGGGATCGTTGA
- a CDS encoding methyltransferase domain-containing protein, which yields MLAEVLPALRCPHCAGDFELSGRVLGCGAGHRFDLARQGYVNLAVGRSASGDDAGMVAARDAFLGAGHYAPVAAALADRAVPGLVVDVGGGTGYYLATVVEATDGPGVVVEPSTAALRRAARAHPRVAAVGADVWRGLPFAAGSVDLVTTVFAPRGVAEVARVLRPGGRWVVVTPLAEHLEEVREALGMVGVEERKAERLHADLTGFEILTEDELRFTRTLDRESLRALVLMGPSAHHVDPAALDARLDAVLAGRPGGVDVTVGVRLTVAASRRDR from the coding sequence GTGCTCGCCGAGGTCCTGCCCGCGCTGCGCTGCCCGCACTGCGCGGGGGACTTCGAGCTGTCCGGACGCGTCCTCGGATGCGGTGCGGGACACCGGTTCGACCTCGCCCGCCAGGGGTACGTCAACCTCGCCGTCGGCCGGTCGGCGAGCGGTGACGACGCCGGGATGGTCGCCGCCCGCGACGCGTTCCTCGGTGCCGGGCACTACGCACCGGTCGCGGCGGCGCTCGCCGACCGCGCGGTCCCCGGCCTGGTCGTCGACGTCGGCGGGGGGACGGGGTACTACCTCGCGACCGTCGTCGAGGCGACGGACGGTCCCGGTGTCGTCGTCGAACCCTCGACCGCGGCGCTGCGCCGGGCCGCGCGCGCCCACCCCCGGGTCGCCGCCGTCGGCGCGGACGTCTGGCGCGGACTGCCCTTCGCGGCGGGGTCCGTCGACCTCGTGACGACGGTGTTCGCGCCGCGCGGCGTCGCCGAGGTCGCCCGCGTGCTGCGACCCGGCGGCCGGTGGGTCGTCGTGACGCCGCTGGCCGAGCACCTCGAGGAGGTGCGCGAGGCCCTGGGCATGGTGGGGGTGGAGGAGCGCAAGGCCGAGCGCCTGCACGCCGACCTCACCGGCTTCGAGATCCTCACCGAAGACGAGCTGCGCTTCACCCGGACGCTGGACCGGGAGAGCCTGCGCGCCCTCGTGCTCATGGGCCCCAGCGCCCACCACGTCGACCCGGCCGCCCTCGACGCGCGGCTCGACGCCGTCCTCGCCGGCCGGCCCGGGGGCGTCGACGTCACCGTGGGTGTCCGCCTCACGGTCGCCGCCAGCCGTCGGGATCGTTGA
- the pyrE gene encoding orotate phosphoribosyltransferase — MSTDRERLADLVAAKAVVHGKVTLSSGKEADHYVDLRRISLDGEASALVGPVLLDLVSDWDFAAVGGLTMGADPVALAMVHAANARGWAQAHGGAALDAFVVRKAEKTHGLQRRIEGPDVAGRRVLAVEDTSTTGGSVLTAVEALRAAGAEVVGVVVIVDRDTGAKEKVEAQGVPYRYAFSLADIGLA; from the coding sequence GTGAGCACCGACCGAGAACGCCTCGCCGACCTCGTCGCGGCCAAGGCCGTCGTCCACGGCAAGGTCACGCTGTCCAGCGGCAAGGAGGCCGACCACTACGTCGACCTGCGCCGCATCAGCCTGGACGGCGAGGCGTCCGCCCTCGTCGGGCCGGTCCTGCTGGACCTGGTGTCGGACTGGGACTTCGCGGCCGTCGGCGGGCTCACGATGGGCGCCGACCCCGTCGCGCTCGCCATGGTCCACGCGGCCAACGCCCGCGGCTGGGCGCAGGCCCACGGCGGCGCCGCGCTCGACGCGTTCGTCGTCCGCAAGGCCGAGAAGACGCACGGCCTGCAGCGCCGCATCGAGGGCCCCGACGTCGCCGGGCGCCGCGTGCTCGCCGTCGAGGACACCTCCACCACCGGCGGGTCGGTGCTCACCGCCGTCGAGGCGCTGCGCGCGGCGGGCGCCGAGGTCGTCGGCGTCGTCGTCATCGTCGACCGCGACACCGGCGCCAAGGAGAAGGTCGAGGCCCAGGGCGTCCCCTACCGCTACGCCTTCAGCCTGGCCGACATCGGGCTCGCCTGA
- a CDS encoding exodeoxyribonuclease III: protein MRLATWNVNSVRARLDRVLAWIDRSDVDVVALQETKCKDEQFPEQAFLDLGYEVAHHGLSQWNGVALVSRVGLEDVSTQFSPDVPHFGEPAAAEARAIGATCGGVRVWSLYVPNGRTLQDPHYVYKLAWLEALRSAGVGWLGQDPQAQVALVGDFNIAPTDDDVWDVDFFAGATHVSEPERAAFRSLVDAGFADVVRPYAPGPGTFTYWDYTQLRFPKRQGMRIDFVLGSPALQARVSGATIDREERKGKGASDHAPVIVELAPNA, encoded by the coding sequence GTGCGCCTCGCGACCTGGAACGTGAACTCCGTCCGTGCCCGCCTCGACCGCGTGCTGGCGTGGATCGACCGCAGCGACGTCGACGTCGTCGCGCTGCAGGAGACCAAGTGCAAGGACGAGCAGTTCCCCGAGCAGGCGTTCCTCGACCTCGGGTACGAGGTCGCGCACCACGGTCTGTCCCAGTGGAACGGCGTCGCCCTCGTCTCGCGGGTGGGGCTGGAGGACGTCAGCACGCAGTTCTCCCCTGACGTCCCGCACTTCGGTGAACCGGCCGCCGCGGAGGCCCGCGCGATCGGCGCGACCTGCGGCGGGGTGCGGGTGTGGAGCCTGTACGTGCCGAACGGCCGCACGCTGCAGGACCCGCACTACGTCTACAAGCTGGCGTGGCTGGAGGCGCTGCGCTCGGCGGGCGTGGGCTGGCTGGGGCAGGACCCGCAGGCGCAGGTGGCGCTCGTCGGCGACTTCAACATCGCCCCCACCGACGACGACGTGTGGGACGTCGACTTCTTCGCCGGGGCCACGCACGTCTCCGAGCCGGAGCGCGCGGCGTTCCGTTCGCTGGTGGACGCGGGCTTCGCGGACGTCGTGCGGCCCTACGCCCCGGGTCCGGGGACCTTCACGTACTGGGACTACACGCAGCTGCGCTTCCCCAAGCGCCAGGGCATGCGGATCGACTTCGTGCTCGGCTCCCCCGCCCTGCAGGCGCGCGTCAGCGGGGCCACCATCGACCGCGAGGAGCGCAAGGGCAAGGGTGCCTCCGACCACGCACCCGTGATCGTGGAGCTTGCGCCGAACGCGTGA
- a CDS encoding DUF1684 domain-containing protein, with translation MTRLDVLDWRRRVTDLYAAVRALPPQEGHTRWRAGRDELFAHHPAGPLLPADRAAFTGLPVAPYDPALRFEVPVEPADPLRREAVTGTDGTVAFERVGTVTLPGVGTLDVWWLDQYGGGLFLPLKDPGPGYGGGRYLLDTVKGADLGSTERGLVVDLNFAYPPSCAYDPAWACPLPPPGNVVDVPVAVGELAGPWSG, from the coding sequence GTGACCCGCCTCGACGTCCTCGACTGGCGCCGCCGCGTCACCGACCTCTACGCCGCCGTGCGCGCGCTCCCCCCGCAGGAGGGGCACACCCGCTGGCGCGCCGGTCGCGACGAGCTCTTCGCCCACCACCCGGCCGGCCCGCTGCTGCCCGCCGACCGCGCCGCGTTCACCGGGCTGCCCGTCGCGCCCTACGACCCCGCCCTGCGGTTCGAGGTGCCCGTCGAACCGGCCGACCCCCTGCGCCGCGAGGCCGTCACCGGCACCGACGGCACCGTCGCCTTCGAACGGGTCGGCACGGTGACGCTGCCCGGGGTCGGGACGCTCGACGTGTGGTGGCTCGACCAGTACGGCGGCGGGTTGTTCCTGCCGCTGAAGGACCCCGGACCCGGGTACGGGGGCGGTCGCTACCTGCTCGACACGGTCAAGGGCGCCGACCTCGGCAGCACCGAGCGCGGCCTCGTCGTCGACCTCAACTTCGCCTACCCGCCGAGCTGCGCCTACGACCCGGCGTGGGCCTGTCCGCTGCCGCCGCCCGGCAACGTCGTCGACGTCCCGGTGGCGGTCGGCGAGCTCGCCGGGCCGTGGAGCGGCTGA
- a CDS encoding STAS domain-containing protein has protein sequence MTSGNTFSGPPGSVGVRSGVGASGAAAPVLVTLAGEIDASLAPELERCVTEALAAGRPVVVEAGAVTFMDSTGLGFLARLASRSGERRITVQGAPEHVRHLVHRARLDEMIELQTLPGATA, from the coding sequence GTGACCTCGGGCAACACCTTCTCCGGCCCTCCCGGGTCGGTGGGCGTGCGGTCCGGGGTGGGCGCGTCCGGGGCTGCGGCTCCCGTGCTCGTCACGCTGGCCGGCGAGATCGACGCCTCCCTGGCCCCGGAGCTGGAACGCTGCGTCACCGAAGCCCTCGCGGCCGGTAGGCCCGTCGTGGTCGAGGCGGGGGCCGTGACGTTCATGGACTCCACGGGGCTCGGCTTCCTCGCCCGCCTCGCCTCGCGCAGCGGCGAACGTCGCATCACGGTCCAGGGAGCACCCGAGCACGTGCGCCACCTCGTCCACCGTGCTCGACTGGACGAGATGATCGAGCTGCAGACCCTCCCCGGCGCCACCGCGTGA
- a CDS encoding DUF2000 family protein: MTDSRPDSRTAVLVRDDLATWQRLNVTAFLLSGVTAAHPELVGEPYADADGTGYLALLGQPVRVFEGDAATLRAARQRAVGRGLSTALFTAEMFTTGDDAANRAAVAAVAADALDVVGLAVHGPKNSVDKVLKGAHAHP; the protein is encoded by the coding sequence GTGACCGACTCCCGTCCCGACTCCCGCACCGCCGTCCTCGTCCGCGACGACCTCGCGACCTGGCAGCGTCTCAACGTCACGGCCTTCCTGCTGAGCGGCGTCACCGCGGCCCACCCCGAACTCGTCGGTGAGCCGTACGCCGACGCCGACGGCACCGGCTACCTCGCCCTGCTCGGGCAACCCGTCCGGGTGTTCGAGGGCGACGCGGCGACCCTGCGGGCGGCCCGGCAGCGGGCCGTCGGGCGAGGCCTGTCGACGGCCCTGTTCACCGCGGAGATGTTCACGACCGGTGACGACGCCGCCAACCGGGCCGCGGTCGCCGCCGTCGCCGCGGACGCCCTCGACGTCGTCGGCCTCGCCGTGCACGGTCCGAAGAACTCGGTCGACAAGGTTCTCAAGGGAGCCCACGCACATCCCTGA
- a CDS encoding helix-turn-helix transcriptional regulator, giving the protein MGPERVRSHRPDVAGIAEVLTARFVEHAYPLHTHDTWTLLLVEDGAVHYDLDRRPHDTGRLVTLLPPHVPHDGRAATAAGFRKRVLYLDPDALPATATGRVADAPELPDPHLTAAVRTLHTRLSGEADPLDVHARAAVLLDAVAAHVLRTPPSPHRDAPLARRLRALIDENVVDGVLLADAATRLGVSSAHLVRTFTREVGMPPHAYLTGRRVDLARRLLLTGHRPAEAAVLAGFHDQPHLTRHFRRVLGTTPGRFVG; this is encoded by the coding sequence GTGGGACCGGAACGGGTGCGCAGCCACCGGCCGGACGTCGCCGGCATCGCCGAGGTGCTGACGGCCCGGTTCGTCGAGCACGCCTACCCGCTGCACACCCACGACACGTGGACGCTGCTGCTCGTCGAGGACGGCGCCGTGCACTACGACCTGGACCGTCGCCCCCACGACACCGGCCGCCTCGTGACGCTGCTGCCCCCGCACGTCCCGCACGACGGCCGGGCCGCGACGGCGGCGGGGTTCCGCAAACGGGTCCTCTACCTCGACCCCGACGCGCTGCCCGCGACGGCCACGGGGCGGGTGGCGGACGCGCCGGAACTCCCCGACCCCCACCTGACCGCCGCGGTGCGGACGCTGCACACCCGTCTGAGCGGCGAGGCGGACCCGCTCGACGTCCACGCGCGCGCGGCGGTGCTGCTCGACGCCGTCGCCGCCCACGTCCTGCGGACCCCGCCGTCCCCGCATCGCGACGCGCCCCTCGCCCGCCGGTTGCGCGCGCTCATCGACGAGAACGTGGTCGACGGCGTGCTGCTGGCCGACGCCGCCACCCGGTTGGGGGTCTCGAGCGCGCACCTCGTCCGAACGTTCACCCGGGAGGTCGGGATGCCACCGCACGCCTACCTCACCGGCCGCCGCGTCGACCTGGCCCGCCGGTTGCTGCTCACCGGCCACCGCCCCGCCGAGGCCGCCGTGCTCGCGGGGTTCCACGACCAGCCGCACCTCACCCGGCACTTCCGGCGGGTGCTGGGGACGACGCCGGGGCGGTTCGTGGGCTGA
- a CDS encoding insulinase family protein: MAIDYRKPGRPPAAGGRLVPCLQATSSGVAYGALTFRVGTADETVPTRGVTHLVEHLVMRRAHAVDLRCNASVGLVHTTFWAVGDEADVEGFLRRVEEALRDLPVQHLDSERALIAVEEEHHPVTVPSPVQHFGAQRYGVVAFEQQLDHLGPDLLRSWVRERFTAGNAVQTLVGVDRGRAAVRLPDGRFHPEPSVPAATGARLHVDPGERTVSLTALLPAGWAVPVLAAVLDRAVANRLRHREHLAYGAGAGHLRITLDTSMLTITSDCVPGREADLVTALLDELRRLEADLDEETVLRAVGRVVDQAEEDAGSTGLTEEAWRLLHGRDVPASVTTLQRDLDALTTQDLRRLLRTVLDTAVLRTPVPVPAPAGFHLDTPAAVEPWPGREFTAADGRRATVSARGLQVGDVQVTWSSLVAAYVSGDRWSLVSRRGLRLDLRPGEFGAEFLAELRDRVPTSVRIDRVRTENEEAT, encoded by the coding sequence GTGGCGATCGACTACCGCAAGCCCGGGCGTCCCCCGGCCGCCGGCGGTCGCCTCGTCCCGTGCCTGCAGGCGACCTCCTCCGGGGTGGCCTACGGGGCTCTGACGTTCCGCGTCGGCACGGCCGACGAGACGGTGCCGACCCGCGGGGTGACCCACCTCGTCGAGCACCTCGTCATGCGGCGCGCGCACGCGGTCGACCTGCGCTGCAACGCCTCCGTCGGTCTCGTGCACACGACGTTCTGGGCCGTGGGTGACGAGGCCGACGTCGAGGGGTTCCTGCGGCGCGTCGAGGAGGCGCTGCGGGACCTGCCCGTGCAGCACCTGGACTCCGAGCGCGCCCTCATCGCCGTCGAGGAGGAGCACCACCCCGTCACCGTGCCGTCCCCCGTGCAGCACTTCGGTGCGCAGCGCTACGGCGTCGTCGCCTTTGAGCAGCAGCTCGACCACCTCGGGCCCGACCTGCTGCGCTCGTGGGTGCGGGAGCGGTTCACCGCGGGCAACGCCGTGCAGACCCTCGTCGGGGTGGACCGGGGGAGGGCCGCGGTACGGCTGCCCGACGGCCGCTTCCACCCCGAGCCGTCCGTGCCCGCCGCGACCGGTGCCCGGCTGCACGTCGACCCGGGGGAGCGCACCGTCTCCCTCACCGCCCTCCTGCCGGCCGGCTGGGCCGTCCCGGTCCTCGCCGCCGTCCTGGACCGGGCCGTCGCCAACCGCCTGCGGCACCGGGAGCACCTCGCCTACGGCGCGGGCGCGGGCCACCTGCGCATCACCCTCGACACGTCGATGCTGACGATCACGTCCGACTGCGTCCCCGGCCGGGAGGCCGACCTCGTCACCGCCCTCCTCGACGAACTGCGCCGGCTCGAGGCGGACCTCGACGAGGAGACCGTGCTGCGCGCCGTGGGACGCGTCGTCGACCAGGCGGAGGAGGACGCCGGGTCGACCGGCCTGACCGAGGAGGCGTGGCGGCTCCTGCACGGCCGGGACGTCCCCGCGTCCGTGACCACCCTCCAGCGCGACCTCGACGCTCTCACGACGCAGGACCTGCGCCGCCTCCTGCGCACCGTCCTGGACACCGCCGTCCTGCGGACCCCGGTCCCCGTCCCCGCGCCGGCGGGTTTCCACCTCGACACGCCGGCCGCCGTCGAACCCTGGCCCGGCCGGGAGTTCACGGCCGCCGACGGCCGGCGTGCCACCGTCTCCGCCCGCGGTCTGCAGGTCGGCGACGTGCAGGTCACGTGGAGTTCCCTCGTCGCCGCGTACGTGAGCGGCGACCGGTGGTCCCTCGTCTCCCGACGGGGGCTCCGCCTGGACCTGCGGCCGGGGGAGTTCGGGGCGGAGTTCCTCGCCGAGCTGCGGGACAGGGTTCCGACGTCGGTGCGGATCGACCGGGTGAGGACCGAGAACGAGGAGGCGACCTGA
- a CDS encoding peptide chain release factor 3 gives MTTVPSDQLTDVPAEQVAAESARRRTIAVISHPDAGKSTMTEALALHAKALREAGHVHGKAGRAGVVTDWQDMEKQRGISISSAVLQLDHRDTVVNVVDTPGHADFSEDTYRALTAVDAVIMLIDAARGMEVQTRKLFGVCKQRGLPVITVVNKWDRPGQEALALLDEVESVTGLRPTPVTWPVGIAGDFRGLLERSTGGYVKYTKAPGGATLAVEERFDAAGAEAVEGDVWRQAVDEHELLEATGADHDEEEFLAFRTTPVFFTAAVANTGVGQVLDALVDIAPAPRDQRDVAGEVHPVTSRFTAQVFKTQTGMNPAHRDRLAFARIHSGVFHRGMTVRDDRSGRPMVLKHVQTVFGSDRSTVDVAWPGDVIGLVNARHVNVGDTLSENGRTAYPPLPVFAPEHFRTVRPKDLGAGKQFRQGLRELDAEGVVRVLTSDSRGDGEPVLSAVGALQFDVVQYRMTHEFRSPVLFTELPFTTARIIEAKDAPLLRAHRGCEVVQNSDGRVFALFTDEWRVRSFERDNPDVTLEQLVATSD, from the coding sequence GTGACCACCGTCCCGTCCGACCAGCTGACCGACGTCCCCGCCGAGCAGGTGGCCGCCGAGTCCGCCCGCCGTCGCACCATCGCCGTCATCAGCCACCCGGACGCCGGGAAGTCGACGATGACCGAGGCGCTCGCGCTGCACGCGAAGGCGTTGCGCGAGGCCGGGCACGTCCACGGCAAGGCCGGCCGAGCGGGCGTCGTCACGGACTGGCAGGACATGGAGAAGCAGCGCGGCATCTCGATCAGCTCCGCCGTCCTGCAGCTCGACCACCGGGACACGGTCGTCAACGTCGTCGACACCCCCGGGCACGCCGACTTCTCCGAGGACACCTACCGCGCGCTCACCGCGGTCGACGCCGTGATCATGCTCATCGACGCGGCCCGCGGCATGGAGGTGCAGACCCGCAAGCTCTTCGGCGTCTGCAAGCAGCGCGGCCTGCCCGTCATCACCGTCGTCAACAAGTGGGACCGGCCCGGCCAGGAGGCCCTCGCGCTGCTCGACGAGGTCGAGTCCGTGACCGGTCTGCGGCCGACGCCCGTGACCTGGCCGGTCGGCATCGCGGGCGACTTCCGCGGGCTGCTCGAGCGGTCCACCGGCGGGTACGTGAAGTACACGAAGGCCCCCGGCGGCGCCACCCTCGCCGTCGAGGAGCGCTTCGACGCCGCCGGGGCCGAGGCCGTCGAGGGCGACGTGTGGCGGCAGGCCGTCGACGAGCACGAGCTGCTCGAGGCGACCGGCGCCGACCACGACGAGGAGGAGTTCCTCGCCTTCCGCACGACGCCGGTGTTCTTCACCGCCGCCGTCGCCAACACCGGCGTCGGGCAGGTGCTCGACGCCCTCGTCGACATCGCCCCCGCCCCCCGCGACCAGCGCGACGTCGCCGGCGAGGTCCACCCCGTGACGAGCCGGTTCACGGCCCAGGTGTTCAAGACGCAGACGGGCATGAACCCCGCCCACCGCGACCGCCTCGCGTTCGCGCGCATCCACTCCGGGGTGTTCCACCGCGGCATGACCGTCCGCGACGACCGCAGCGGCCGTCCCATGGTGCTCAAGCACGTCCAGACGGTGTTCGGCTCCGACCGCTCCACTGTCGACGTCGCCTGGCCCGGCGACGTCATCGGCCTCGTCAACGCCCGGCACGTCAACGTGGGGGACACGCTGTCCGAGAACGGCCGGACGGCCTACCCGCCGCTGCCGGTGTTCGCCCCCGAGCACTTCCGCACCGTGCGGCCCAAGGACCTCGGCGCGGGAAAGCAGTTCCGCCAGGGGTTGCGCGAACTCGACGCCGAGGGTGTCGTGCGCGTCCTCACGTCGGACTCCCGCGGCGACGGGGAACCCGTCCTGTCGGCCGTCGGCGCGCTGCAGTTCGACGTCGTGCAGTACCGCATGACCCACGAGTTCCGCTCGCCCGTGCTGTTCACCGAACTGCCCTTCACCACGGCCCGCATCATCGAGGCCAAGGACGCGCCGCTGCTGCGCGCGCACCGCGGGTGCGAGGTCGTCCAGAACTCCGATGGCCGCGTGTTCGCGCTGTTCACGGACGAGTGGCGCGTGCGCAGCTTCGAGCGCGACAACCCGGACGTGACGCTCGAGCAGCTCGTCGCCACGAGCGACTGA
- a CDS encoding phosphogluconate dehydrogenase C-terminal domain-containing protein, translating to MTTTTQPAENHTAATAPVRIAVVGAGGKMGMRVSRNLARSHHELRYAEASPAGIERMAAEGRDAVPTEQAVDGADVVVLAVPDTVLGPVSESVVPAMKPGSILVTLDPAAAYANLLAQREDVLQAVAHPCHPSVFLERTRPEEYADNFGGEAALQNVVAAFEHDDLAKRDVAEDVIRIMYGPVDTVHWVTVKQLAYLEPTLVETVACMIGSLLKDALHETVHTVGVPEEAARAMLFGHVQIALTNTLRGSNPFSEACLVAMDYGRETIVKDDWKKIFSDGELDHVITRMLKLDGIQR from the coding sequence ATGACCACCACGACCCAGCCCGCCGAGAACCACACCGCGGCCACCGCGCCGGTCCGCATCGCCGTCGTCGGCGCCGGCGGCAAGATGGGCATGCGCGTCTCGCGGAACCTGGCCCGGTCCCACCACGAACTCCGCTACGCCGAGGCCTCCCCGGCCGGCATCGAGCGGATGGCGGCCGAGGGCCGCGACGCGGTGCCCACCGAGCAGGCCGTCGACGGCGCCGACGTCGTCGTCCTCGCCGTGCCGGACACCGTCCTCGGCCCGGTCTCGGAGTCGGTCGTGCCGGCCATGAAGCCCGGCTCGATCCTCGTCACCCTCGACCCGGCGGCCGCGTACGCGAACCTGCTGGCCCAGCGCGAGGACGTCCTGCAGGCCGTCGCCCACCCCTGCCACCCCTCGGTCTTCCTCGAGCGCACCCGCCCCGAGGAGTACGCCGACAACTTCGGCGGCGAGGCCGCGCTGCAGAACGTCGTCGCCGCCTTCGAGCACGACGACCTGGCGAAGCGGGACGTCGCCGAGGACGTCATCCGGATCATGTACGGCCCGGTCGACACCGTGCACTGGGTGACCGTCAAGCAGCTCGCCTACCTCGAGCCCACGCTCGTCGAGACGGTCGCCTGCATGATCGGGTCGCTGCTCAAGGACGCCCTGCACGAGACGGTCCACACCGTGGGCGTCCCCGAGGAGGCCGCCAGGGCCATGCTCTTCGGCCACGTGCAGATCGCGCTGACCAACACCCTGCGCGGGTCCAACCCGTTCTCCGAGGCCTGCCTGGTCGCCATGGACTACGGCCGCGAGACGATCGTCAAGGACGACTGGAAGAAGATCTTCTCCGACGGCGAGCTCGACCACGTCATCACCCGGATGCTCAAGCTCGACGGCATCCAGCGCTGA